A window from Triticum aestivum cultivar Chinese Spring chromosome 6D, IWGSC CS RefSeq v2.1, whole genome shotgun sequence encodes these proteins:
- the LOC123142218 gene encoding agamous-like MADS-box protein AGL80, giving the protein MARKKVTLKYIANDPTRARFRKRLGSLMKKATELATMCDVKTCVVVYGEGEAEPKVFPSHAEAVDILNKFKSMPELGHCKKTMDQEALLNQRIAKLRDLVDKARRQWQDSEIRYLLYNIMHGNHPGLVDLSAEELACVGWKVDELLKSLGERMAKNHVQAPPPAPCVSTHSINMGSPSQYLASPQQEEGWLDMVSSGGDVGTLVYGGNASHDGAGFSGGDMMMQMQSSDLGFSSSPFPPM; this is encoded by the exons ATGGCTCGCAAGAAGGTGACCCTCAAGTACATCGCCAACGACCCCACCCGCGCTAGGTTCAGGAAGCGTCTCGGGAGCCTGATGAAAAAGGCGACCGAGCTGGCCACC ATGTGCGATGTCAAGACCTGCGTGGTGGTGTacggcgagggcgaggcggagCCTAAGGTGTTCCCTTCCCACGCCGAGGCGGTGGATATCCTGAATAAATTCAAGAGCATGCCGGAGCTGGGGCATTGCAAGAAGACGATGGACCAGGAGGCACTCCTCAACCAGCGCATCGCCAAGCTCCGGGACCTGGTTGACAAGGCTCGCCGCCAGTGGCAGGACAGCGAGATCAGGTACCTCCTTTACAACATCATGCACGGCAACCACCCAGGCCTTGTTGACCTCAGCGCTGAGGAGCTCGCCTGCGTTGGTTGGAAGGTGGACGAGCTCCTCAAGAGCCTCGGCGAACGCATGGCAAAAAACCATGTCCAGGCGCCGCCGCCAGCTCCATGCGTCAGCACCCACAGCATCAACATGGGGTCTCCGTCGCAGTATCTGGCGTCACCGCAGCAGGAGGAAGGCTGGCTTGACATGGTGAGCTCCGGTGGGGACGTCGGCACCCTGGTCTACGGTGGCAACGCCAGCCACGATGGCGCCGGCTTCTCCGGCGGTGATATGATGATGCAGATGCAGTCCTCCGATCTGGGGTTCAGTTCGAGTCCTTTCCCACCCATGTAA